A portion of the Fulvia fulva chromosome 1, complete sequence genome contains these proteins:
- a CDS encoding putative ethanolamine kinase, translating into MSSTHQNASTDLQIDRTDSPLGLRHIPVTFDNTEPEKSALRLIEDFRPQWKTEEGEVKFTRFTDGITNVLMKATKRRPGRTDLEIDKDAILMRAYGKGTDVLIDRERELRSHNLLASLGLAPPLLARFDNGLMYSFIPGHVCSHKDLARPEIYRQVAKRLGQWHGSLPISAITATPMLDAESDQKHLNPRKGQSTRPYPNTWTILQQWIDALPENTDKEKERKSILNVELAEMSSKLGDTPGIDGKNYVFVHHDLLCGNVIVTEDDESTQNNATERPVTFIDYEYATPGNAAFDIANHFAEFAGYDCEHSAVPAKSQRKEFIQEYVKSYRYHSISDNDTTAVDIDFQKDIETLYEQVEQFRGMPGLFWGVWALIQATISQIDFDYVTYAELRLSEYWAYKEEEDGSREREGREMHIREKKWHSE; encoded by the coding sequence ATGTCGTCCACTCATCAGAACGCGTCTACCGATCTCCAAATCGACCGAACAGACTCTCCTCTGGGCCTGAGGCACATACCAGTCACCTTCGACAACACTGAACCCGAAAAGAGCGCATTACGGTTGATTGAAGACTTCCGCCCGCAATGGAAGACAGAAGAAGGTGAAGTGAAGTTCACTCGCTTCACAGACGGCATCACGAATGTTCTCATGAAAGCAACGAAAAGGCGGCCAGGTCGGACAGACCTCGAAATAGACAAGGACGCAATTCTGATGAGGGCATACGGTAAAGGCACAGATGTGCTCATAGACAGAGAGCGAGAACTACGCTCACACAATCTGTTGGCGAGTCTTGGCCTAGCACCACCGCTACTGGCGAGATTCGACAATGGTTTGATGTACAGCTTCATCCCAGGTCATGTATGCTCCCACAAAGACCTCGCCAGGCCCGAGATCTATCGCCAAGTGGCGAAGAGACTCGGGCAGTGGCATGGATCGCTCCCCATCAGTGCCATCACAGCCACACCCATGCTCGATGCCGAAAGCGACCAAAAACACCTGAACCCACGAAAAGGCCAGAGCACCAGACCTTACCCCAACACATGGACTATTTTGCAACAATGGATCGATGCCCTGCCCGAGAACACTGACAAGGAGAAGGAACGCAAGAGCATCCTCAACGTCGAACTTGCTGAAATGTCCTCCAAGCTCGGTGACACTCCTGGCATCGACGGCAAGAACTACGTCTTCGTCCACCATGATCTCCTCTGTGGTAATGTGATCGTGACAGAAGACGACGAGAGCACCCAAAACAACGCCACGGAGAGGCCAGTGACCTTCATCGATTACGAGTATGCCACGCCTGGTAATGCTGCCTTCGACATAGCGAACCATTTCGCTGAATTTGCCGGATATGATTGTGAACACAGTGCCGTACCCGCAAAGTCACAACGAAAAGAGTTCATTCAAGAATATGTAAAGTCATATCGCTATCATTCGATCTCAGACAACGACACCACAGCCGTGGACATCGACTTCCAGAAGGACATCGAGACCCTCTACGAACAGGTTGAGCAGTTCCGAGGCATGCCTGGTCTCTTCTGGGGCGTGTGGGCCTTGATACAAGCAACAATCAGCCAAATCGACTTTGACTATGTCACCTACGCAGAGCTAAGACTCAGCGAGTACTGGGCATACAAAGAGGAGGAGGATGGATCTCGCGAAAGGGAAGGAAGAGAGATGCACATCCGAGAAAAGAAATGGCATTCGGAGTGA
- a CDS encoding Dynamin-related protein DNM1 translates to MAAFGEELLNVVNKLQDLVFNTIGNDSLDLPQIVVVGSQSSGKSSVLENIVGRDFLPRGSGIVTRRPLILQLINLPSDRSDKPEEHEVHVPHTPAAVAGQDEWGEFNHIPGRRFYDFQEVKREIENETARIAGNNKGINRQPINLKVYSPHVLSLTLVDLPGLTKVPIGDQPTDIEKQTRNLISEYIAKPNSIILAVSPANVDLVNSESLKLARQVDPTGKRTVGILTKLDLMDHGTNALDILSGRVYPLKLGFIGVVNRSQQDIQGNKSMSDALSAEREFFRMHPAYRNIASRCGTQYLAKTLNQTLMVHIRERLPDIKARLNTLMGQTQQELASYGTDAFTGREHRGSLILQLMTRFATSFISSIDGTSSEISTKELCGGARIYYIFNSVFGNSLESIDPTVNLSSLDIRTAIRNSTGPRPSLFVPELAFDLLVKPQIKLLEVPSQRCVELVYEELIKICHTCGSTELSRYPRLQGRLIETVSDLLRERLGPSSSYVESLISIQRAYINTNHPNFLGAAAAMSSVMQDKHEKEKQQAAAAEKRKREERKQKEREQAGMNGTHAPDEDEEQLHSVLPVRSATKSKESRSMSPAVGRDGHRFGHANSAPNGVPNGGRDSFLNYFFGKENGTSAGALPGQGSERSLPGHGGSRHVSQNIEPSISASFRRGDTRPPPVVESVTTEELERDENGLDDPAGPALTERESLETELIRRLISNYFNIVRETIADQVPKAVMHLLVNHSKDAVQNRLVSELYKEGLFEELLYEDDGVREEREKCEKLLSTYKEASKIIGEVL, encoded by the exons ATGGCAGCATTTGGGGAGGAGCTGTTGAATGTGGTCAACAAGCTCCAGGACCTCGTCTTCAACACCATTGGCAATGACTCCCTGGACTTGCCGCAGATC GTCGTCGTCGGCTCGCAATCCTCAGGCAAATCATCCGTCCTCGAAAACATCGTCGGTCGAGACTTCCTTCCTCGCGGCAGTGGTATCGTCACCCGACGACCACTCATCCTCCAACTCATCAACCTCCCCTCCGACCGAAGCGACAAGCCCGAAGAGCACGAAGTACATGTCCCACACACACCAGCCGCTGTCGCAGGACAGGATGAATGGGGCGAGTTCAATCACATTCCCGGACGAAGGTTCTACGACTTCCAAGAGGTCAAGCGCGAAATCGAGAACGAGACAGCCAGAATAGCGGGCAACAACAAGGGCATCAACAGGCAGCCCATCAACCTCAAAGTCTACTCGCCACACGTCCTCAGCCTGACACTGGTAGATCTGCCAGGTCTGACCAAGGTCCCGATTGGCGACCAACCTACAGACATCGAAAAGCAGACCCGCAACCTCATCTCGGAGTACATTGCAAAACCAAACAGCATTATACTTGCAGTCTCGCCAGCGAACGTGGATCTGGTCAACTCGGAATCGTTGAAGCTCGCGCGACAGGTCGATCCAACTGGCAAGCGCACCGTTGGCATCCTTACCAAGCTGGATTTGATGGACCATGGTACAAACGCACTGGACATTCTTTCTGGACGAGTCTACCCACTCAAGCTTGGCTTCATCGGTGTGGTCAACCGATCACAGCAGGATATCCAAGGCAACAAATCGATGTCCGATGCGCTGTCTGCTGAGCGCGAGTTCTTCCGCATGCACCCTGCTTACCGAAACATCGCATCAAGATGTGGCACTCAATACCTCGCAAAAACGTTGAACCAGACCCTGATGGTACATATCCGAGAGCGGCTGCCAGACATTAAGGCGCGCCTGAACACGTTGATGGGCCAGACACAGCAGGAGCTTGCATCCTATGGAACCGATGCATTCACCGGGCGGGAGCACCGTGGCTCACTTATACTCCAGCTGATGACTCGTTTCGCAACATCCTTCATCTCCTCAATCGACGGAACGTCTTCCGAGATCAGCACGAAGGAACTCTGCGGTGGCGCCCGCATTTACTACATCTTCAACTCGGTATTTGGTAACAGTCTGGAATCGATCGACCCTACTGTGAATCTGTCGTCCCTCGACATTCGAACAGCGATTCGAAATTCAACTGGTCCCAGGCCGTCGCTATTTGTACCTGAACTCGCCTTTGATCTTCTTGTGAAACCCCAAATCAAGCTCCTGGAAGTGCCAAGCCAAAGATGCGTTGAGCTGGTGTATGAAGAACTTATTAAGATCTGCCATACATGTGGCTCGACCGAATTGTCGAGATACCCTCGACTTCAAGGCAGACTCATTGAAACCGTGTCGGACCTCCTCCGGGAACGTCTTGGACCATCTTCATCCTACGTGGAGAGCTTGATATCGATACAGAGAGCCTACATCAACACCAACCACCCCAACTTCCTCGGAGCAGCAGCGGCGATGAGCAGCGTGATGCAGGACAAGCATGAAAAGGAGAAGCAACAAGCGGCGGCAGCAGAGAAACGGAAACGAGAAGAACGAAAGCAGAAGGAACGAGAACAGGCAGGTATGAACGGGACGCATGCGCCTGACGAGGACGAGGAGCAACTACATAGCGTACTACCGGTTCGTTCGGCCACTAAGTCGAAAGAAAGCAGAAGCATGAGTCCAGCAGTTGGCCGGGATGGACATAGATTTGGACATGCCAATAGTGCACCCAATGGTGTTCCCAATGGCGGCCGAGATTCGTTCTTGAATTACTTCTTTGGCAAGGAGAATGGCACAAGTGCAGGCGCGTTACCGGGACAGGGCTCGGAACGGTCGCTGCCAGGGCATGGCGGCAGTAGACATGTCAGCCAGAACATCGAGCCCAGCATAAGTGCGAGCTTCAGGCGCGGCGATACACGGCCGCCACCTGTAGTCGAGAGCGTCACCACCGAAGAGCTGGAGCGTGATGAGAACGGACTG GATGATCCAGCAGGTCCGGCACTTACAGAACGGGAGTCTCTGGAAACGGAGCTCATTCGCCGACTCATCAGCAACTATTTCAACATCGTCCGTGAGACCATTGCCGACCAAGTACCCAAAGCGGTCATGCACCTGCTTGTAAACCACTCAAAAGATGCCGTGCAGAACCGGCTTGTATCAGAACTGTATAAGGAGGGTCTCTTTGAGGAACTATTGTACGAAGATGATGGCGTGAGGGAGGAACGAGAGAAGTGCGAGAAGCTGCTCAGCACATACAAGGAGGCGAGCAAGATCATTGGCGAGGTGCTATGA
- a CDS encoding Carboxypeptidase Y inhibitor gives MKLSVTSASVVALLTTGVLAAPHDQQPLQTGKNFNLIDELKKAEIIPTVLDPFQPFLSVNVTWKRASASIGNTVKPKKLKKTPDIHLIDDLLDVVFPWHDDESLPQLTLALTDPDAKSRDNPIWSEMCHWIVTEVPLTAPNGTSVAKTFKEVMPYKAPGPPPKTGKHRYVFAALAPRNGTHEVLNLTVPADRQHWGYGEVRRGLRDWAEENGLVVIGANFIYAQDTKQ, from the exons ATGAAGCTGTCTGTCACATCTGCTAGCGTGGTGGCGTTATTGACCACAGGCGTCCTTGCTGCACCGCATGATCAGCAGCCGCTGCAGACTGGCAAGAACTTCAACTTGATCGATGA ACTCAAGAAAGCCGAGATCATACCAACCGTCCTCGATCCCTTCCAGCCGTTCCTGTCTGTCAATGTAACTTGGAAGAGAGCCTCAGCCTCGATAGGCAACACTGTCAAGCCAAAGAAGCTAAAGAAGACTCCCGATATCCACTTGATCGACGACCTTCTGGATGTGGTCTTTCCATGGCACGACGACGAAAGCCTGCCCCAGCTGACCCTAGCACTGACCGACCCCGATGCCAAATCTCGCGACAATCCGATTTGGTCGGAAATGTGTCATTGGATCGTAACAGAAGTGCCGCTCACTGCGCCCAATGGTACCAGCGTTGCGAAGACCTTCAAAGAGGTTATGCCGTACAAAGCACCAGGACCACCACCGAAGACGGGCAAGCATCGATATGTGTTCGCAGCGTTGGCGCCAAGGAACGGTACACACGAAGTTCTAAACCTCACTGTGCCAGCAGATCGTCAGCATTGGGGATATGGTGAGGTGAGGAGAGGTCTACGGGATTGGGCGGAGGAGAATGGCCTGGTAGTCATTG GGGCGAACTTCATTTACGCGCAAGACACGAAGCAGTGA